In the genome of Metabacillus litoralis, the window CTCCCATTTATAAAAATAGAAGTCTCTGTCCTTTTAACCTGAAAGTTTACCTTATGTAAAGCAGTACAAACTCGCACCTACATATGGCTTTCCCCTTTGGTAGTTTGTCTACATGACAAACACTCTCCAGAGTTGCGTCAAATAAGAGTTCTTTTGCCTGAGAGATTCACAGTTTGTTTGCTCCTTCGGCGCTATACTAAGTTATAGTCTCTCCCCTTATTCTCATCCGCTCATATTTTGTTGTAAAGTTGGTTATACTACTAAAACCTGTATTCATGACATTTAACATTTCACATTTCAATAAAGAATGAAAGCGTTAATCTAACTGAAAGATATGAAAATGATGAACTTTCTTACTAACATCCTACCATGAGGGAAGAGTTTCGACAATCACTTTTTAGCTTAACATTAAAATTATTTTCCATCACAATGTTCGTGTTTTCATTATATCAAAGTCATAATCTTGCATATATCCCTTTATGTTAATGAAATAGTGAACATTACAATAAGCACACAACACGAAAGGACTGTCTTTACGATGAATATAAAGACGAACTTCGATACAACCTGGCAGAAAGGCTTTTTTGAAAAACTAGATAGCGACGGACCTTGGTCGAACTGGGAGCTGTATAAGCTTGCTTATGAGGTTCAAAAAAATACAGCTGTACCAACCTTTGAAGGGCTGCAAGCACCTAATCACCTACCACACTTCACTCCTCTTCCCCACCAACTAGAGGTGGCTCAAAGAGTCGTTGAAAAAATGAACGGAAAAGCTATTCTAGCTGATGAAGTTGGTTTAGGAAAAACAATTGAAGCAGGATTAATTTTAAAAGAATATATGATTCGTGGACTAGTTAAAAAAGTGCTAATTTTAGTCCCTGCCTCCCTTGTTTCACAATGGGCCCGGGAATTAAATGAAAAGTTTTTTATTCCGGCAGTCGAGCAAAAGAAAAGCTATGTTTGGGAAGCATGTGATGTTGTTGTTTCATCAATTGACACAGCAAAACGTAGTCCCCATCGAGACATTGTTTATGAACAAAACTACGACTTAGTCATTATTGATGAAGCTCACAAGCTAAAAAATAATAAAACGAAAAACTATGAATTTGTTCAGAATCTAAAGAAAAAGTATTGCTTACTTTTAACCGCTACTCCCGTTCAAAACAGGGTTGAAGAGATTTTCAATCTTGTTTCACTGTTAAAACCAGGTCACCTTGGTAACGAAGCATACTTTACAGAGGTGTTCTCCGCTAAGGAGCGTTCTCTGGAGGATCATGAACATTTACGTGAATTAATTAACAAAGTAATGATTCGAAACCGTCGTGGAGACACCGGCATTGACTGGCCAAAACGGAATGTTGAAACAGTTCCGATTGAGTTTTCCGAAACCGAGCAAAACCTTTATGACACGATAACAGCTATAAAATCGTCTTCACAATATGCAGCAAATGCATTTTCGATCATGACACTCCAACGTGAAGCGTGCAGCAGTCGTGAAGCCGTTTATATGACTTTGAAAAAAATGTTGGATTTGCCGGAAGAAGAGGAAGCTGCTCTACCAAATGAGGTTATTAAAGATATTATGATGGCGATAGACGGTGTAACACAAAACTCAAAAGCTCTGAAAGTTGTAGAGTTAATCAAAGAAATTGACGATAAAGTTATTATCTTTACTGAATACCGTGCTACTCAGTTTTATTTACAATGGTTTCTACAACAAAACGGTATCAGCTCTGTTCCCTTCCGCGGAGGTTTTAAGCGAGGCAAAAAAGACTGGATGAAAGAACTATTCAAAAACCGTGTTCAAGTACTAATCGCAACCGAAGCCGGTGGTGAAGGGATTAACCTACAATTCTGTCATAATATTATTAACTATGATTTACCATGGAATCCAATGAGGCTGGAACAACGGATCGGACGTATCCACCGCTTAGGACAAGAACATGACGTAAACATCTACAATATGGCAACAAGAAACACTGTTGAAGAACATATCCTGACTCTTTTATATGACAAAATTAACTTATTTGAAAAAGTCATCGGAGATCTTGATGAAATTTTAACTCGACTAGAAATCAAAAACTTTGACGAGCATATTCAAGACATTATGATCAATTCAAAAAGTGATCGGGAAATGAAGATTAAGATGGAAAATTTAACATCCATTCTTGATTATGCCCAACACTCACAAGAACAACGAAAAGCGGCTAGTGGTGACAAATAAATTTTTCTGAAAGGTGGCGAAAAGCATGCAACAAGAGCAAATTCACAGCTATTTAGAAAGCTTCTTCACAGCCAATTCCTGTGACATCATTGAAAAAGGCCAAGGCTACATGACCGTTCAGCTAACCATTGAAATGGACAAGGAATTAATGAACCGCCCTTTCTACTGGCATTACCTTGAAAAAACTAACGGTGTTCCAAACCCGATGAAGCTCACACTGATCACAGACCAAAATCGTGCTCCAAGTGATCTTAAAGGCGAGGTCATGCACTTCGGTGCCCCCCGCCTTCACCAAATTTTTCGTTCGACAACAAATTTAGGTAGCTATATCCGACTTTTTGAGCAGGTCAAAGAACCAGGTGGAAACATCCCACTACACCCTTGGATTGGTGTTAACATTATAGTTTCCTATCAGTGTGACATGAAAAAAGATCAGCTCTATTCGATTGGATTACATTTGGTAAGTGGGACTTTAGTAGAAAACTTTCAAGAAAAACTTGAGAAATTGGAGCTAACACCGAAGATCCCAGACCTTTGTTTTACCATGACACCGTTAATCAAACCCCAAAGTGGACTTAAACGGATTGAGCAGTTTATTATGCAATCTATTCATGAACAAGATCATTCCTGGGCGGATAAAGCACGCGAAAGATGGAATGAGGATTTGAAGCTTTTGGATCATTTTTATGAAGATATGGATGAGAAGCCCGATTGTTATGAGGTGGAAAAGGAAGCGTTGAGGGAGCTTTATGAACCGCAGATCAATATTTCGGTCCAAAATGGAGGGGTTTTTTATTTGACTCCGCAGGGGATATTTAAATAGTATTACGAAATGACAATCGGTACCGATTGTCATTTTTTGTAAAAAAGTAAATTTTGTTCGACAAAAATTCAATTTTAGACACGACTTCTTATATTAATAATATGTAAACAAAAACCCCTTAACATATTATAACCCCCCCTAAACAGACAACAAATCAGGACTAATTACCCGTTTAATATTACAGTAAAATTAAAAAAACCATCAATTAAAGAAATTTTTCCTTATCGACACCATTCTGCACACTTTCTAAAAATTCCCTTTTATAATAAGAATAGTTAATAAGACAGACATTTTTCAAGGACTTTTGCAACGTTAGGTTAGTCATTCAGTGACAATATAATCAGTTCAAAGGCAAACCTATTGAAAAATAGGGACGCAAAGTCACAGATCTTCAGTATTAAAAACTAAGATGGCTGGGCTGCCTGGAATACAGGAGTATTTTAGGAGGATGAGATAGTTGAATAATGAAACGATACACAATCTTATTAAAGACAGACAGCTTGACCACGAATGGGTTGAATTAATTTTAGAAGCATTGGAAATTGGTATTAGTGTAGAAGAAATTAAAGAATTCTTTATTAAGATGGGAAGTCCTGCTGTTTAACTCATTCTTACATAAAATTTTTTTAGAAAACCGTTCTCCATATCAAACAAATCCCTTCTTTATATGTTATAATAGCATTATTAAAGGAAGGTGACTTGACGTGATTGGCCCACGAATTAAAAAATATAGAACCCAAAAAAACCTATCATTATCCGAACTAGCAGAACGAGCAGGAGTTGCAAAATCATATTTAAGTTCGATTGAGCGCAATCTCCAGTCAAATCCTTCTGTTCAGTTTCTGGAAAAGGTGTCATCTGTACTCGGTGTATCGGTAAATACCCTCCTAAATGAACAAAATGAAACGGATCCCGAAGAACTTGACTTAGAATGGACAAAACTTGTTCAAGATGCGATGAAATCCGGTGTGTCTAAAGAACAGTTTAAGGAATTTTTGGAGTTTAACAAGTGGAGACTTCAGAATGATCCTGATAAATGAGGGCATGGTTGGTGGCTTAGGCTGCTGATTGTGCTTTTTTGTTTTTATGTTGTTTGTTATAGTGAACGAAAAATATATCCTTCTTTTCTATAATTCCATCCTTTCTACAGAATATACTTGTCGAAAATTAGGACTTTTCTTTTAGTAATTAGATATATATAATGTTATTGAGAACAACAAAGTGTATAACGAACTATAACAAGCAGATTTCATCACTCTGTTTGTTCTTTATAAAGAATAAACAGGAGGTGAGAAATAAATGACCCTAAAAACAAGTGATAATCGTCCGTTGGTTTTGGACCATCAGGCGATTCGGTTTGAGACTGCTCAGAGTTGGAATCCTGGAAAAGGTAATACGAACCATCCCGGAACAGGAAATGATGGAGTAAACTGGCCAGGAAATAATCCAAATCCTACTCCAGGAGGGGCTGGAGCACCTGGTAAAGGTGCTGAGAATAGACGTAAGTAATATCAATCTTTTCAGGAGGTCTTCTTCTTTGACCTCCTATTTGGGAAATGAGGAAAAGTTAAAATGTATTACTCACATATAAAAATAGCAGAACACAAACTGGTAGTTTCTAGTTATTCAACTAAAATAGTAAACTTAGTTAAGGA includes:
- a CDS encoding DEAD/DEAH box helicase → MNIKTNFDTTWQKGFFEKLDSDGPWSNWELYKLAYEVQKNTAVPTFEGLQAPNHLPHFTPLPHQLEVAQRVVEKMNGKAILADEVGLGKTIEAGLILKEYMIRGLVKKVLILVPASLVSQWARELNEKFFIPAVEQKKSYVWEACDVVVSSIDTAKRSPHRDIVYEQNYDLVIIDEAHKLKNNKTKNYEFVQNLKKKYCLLLTATPVQNRVEEIFNLVSLLKPGHLGNEAYFTEVFSAKERSLEDHEHLRELINKVMIRNRRGDTGIDWPKRNVETVPIEFSETEQNLYDTITAIKSSSQYAANAFSIMTLQREACSSREAVYMTLKKMLDLPEEEEAALPNEVIKDIMMAIDGVTQNSKALKVVELIKEIDDKVIIFTEYRATQFYLQWFLQQNGISSVPFRGGFKRGKKDWMKELFKNRVQVLIATEAGGEGINLQFCHNIINYDLPWNPMRLEQRIGRIHRLGQEHDVNIYNMATRNTVEEHILTLLYDKINLFEKVIGDLDEILTRLEIKNFDEHIQDIMINSKSDREMKIKMENLTSILDYAQHSQEQRKAASGDK
- a CDS encoding YqhG family protein gives rise to the protein MQQEQIHSYLESFFTANSCDIIEKGQGYMTVQLTIEMDKELMNRPFYWHYLEKTNGVPNPMKLTLITDQNRAPSDLKGEVMHFGAPRLHQIFRSTTNLGSYIRLFEQVKEPGGNIPLHPWIGVNIIVSYQCDMKKDQLYSIGLHLVSGTLVENFQEKLEKLELTPKIPDLCFTMTPLIKPQSGLKRIEQFIMQSIHEQDHSWADKARERWNEDLKLLDHFYEDMDEKPDCYEVEKEALRELYEPQINISVQNGGVFYLTPQGIFK
- a CDS encoding anti-repressor SinI family protein, producing the protein MNNETIHNLIKDRQLDHEWVELILEALEIGISVEEIKEFFIKMGSPAV
- a CDS encoding helix-turn-helix domain-containing protein, with the protein product MIGPRIKKYRTQKNLSLSELAERAGVAKSYLSSIERNLQSNPSVQFLEKVSSVLGVSVNTLLNEQNETDPEELDLEWTKLVQDAMKSGVSKEQFKEFLEFNKWRLQNDPDK